The following coding sequences lie in one Tichowtungia aerotolerans genomic window:
- a CDS encoding Rieske (2Fe-2S) protein gives MRKLFLIVLLTTGFLSAEELPVWFDTFQAPLESQSGWQTFRAAYALEFGEDHSLAGDGFMKVKVKFTSQVREAILIWRFPDVQMKKFRLRVKLPKDAQDVFLRMVTNDTQGDAAFFKPWVDGNTTVELPLNTAEGKKVQKASPLPTDNWVTYEVTMPDDIFVEQKKQKSGHPVEDFALMNTGRDSLNLSAESRPATEAFFISFVVPEYSPLFGRELEFMVDSAEIY, from the coding sequence ATGCGTAAATTGTTTTTAATCGTTTTACTGACGACCGGATTCCTTTCTGCGGAAGAACTTCCTGTGTGGTTTGATACCTTTCAGGCTCCTCTTGAAAGCCAGTCGGGATGGCAGACATTTCGTGCGGCTTATGCCCTGGAATTTGGGGAAGACCATTCTCTGGCCGGGGACGGCTTTATGAAGGTGAAGGTGAAGTTCACCTCGCAGGTGCGTGAGGCGATCCTGATCTGGCGCTTTCCTGATGTCCAAATGAAAAAATTCCGGCTGCGGGTGAAGCTTCCGAAGGACGCCCAGGATGTGTTTTTGCGCATGGTGACAAATGATACCCAAGGTGATGCGGCATTCTTTAAGCCATGGGTCGACGGCAATACGACAGTGGAACTGCCGCTTAATACCGCGGAAGGGAAAAAGGTTCAAAAGGCATCGCCGTTGCCGACTGATAATTGGGTAACCTATGAAGTCACCATGCCGGACGATATTTTTGTTGAGCAGAAAAAACAGAAGTCGGGTCATCCGGTGGAGGACTTTGCTTTGATGAACACCGGCCGCGACTCCCTGAATCTCAGCGCGGAAAGCCGACCGGCTACGGAGGCGTTTTTTATTTCCTTTGTCGTTCCGGAATATTCACCGCTGTTCGGTCGGGAGCTTGAGTTTATGGTTGATTCCGCTGAGATATATTGA
- a CDS encoding sialate O-acetylesterase — MRKIKNMVLIAIMAAAFSAGAAGKHLFILSGQSNMQGLDPQISFVPAVEEEFGKDNVIVVKDAMGGQPILRWYKQFKAPDGTSPAKTGDLYDRLMEKVNAAIDGERLKSVTFIWMQGERDAREKNGDVYAESLRGLRDQLAADLDLDDLNFVIGRISDFDMTNRRYPHWTKVREAQVEVADSCPRAVWVDCDDLNSGLNSKGRDVKDDLHMSIEGYKILGQRFADAAIELIQE; from the coding sequence ATGAGAAAAATTAAGAACATGGTTTTAATCGCAATAATGGCCGCGGCTTTTTCTGCCGGAGCGGCGGGCAAACATCTTTTTATCCTGTCCGGCCAGTCGAACATGCAGGGTCTCGATCCGCAGATTTCGTTTGTTCCTGCTGTTGAAGAGGAGTTCGGGAAAGACAATGTGATTGTGGTGAAGGACGCCATGGGCGGGCAGCCGATCCTGCGCTGGTATAAACAGTTTAAAGCGCCCGACGGAACCTCGCCGGCAAAAACCGGAGACCTTTACGACCGGCTGATGGAAAAAGTGAATGCCGCCATCGACGGAGAACGCCTGAAGAGTGTGACGTTCATCTGGATGCAGGGCGAACGCGATGCCCGCGAGAAAAACGGTGATGTGTATGCCGAAAGCCTGCGCGGCCTACGCGATCAGCTGGCCGCAGACCTTGATCTCGATGATCTCAATTTTGTGATCGGCCGCATCAGCGATTTTGATATGACCAATCGGCGCTATCCCCACTGGACCAAGGTTCGTGAAGCGCAGGTGGAGGTTGCCGATTCCTGTCCGCGCGCGGTATGGGTTGACTGCGACGATCTGAACAGCGGGTTGAATTCAAAGGGTCGGGATGTCAAAGACGACCTGCATATGTCCATTGAGGGCTATAAAATACTTGGCCAACGCTTTGCGGATGCCGCCATTGAACTGATTCAGGAATAG
- a CDS encoding arylsulfatase, which produces MKKWIILLLLACIQLAVGKPNILLVIADDMGFSDLGCYGGEIRTPNIDQLATEGVRFTQFYNCARCWPTRSSIMTGYYAVQTGADPNSGPGNYVKWTTPLPQLMNAAGYRTYHSGKWHVQATDCNSANSAGFDRAYDEAQGWLYYTPFYHALDGKMLPQPKPEDGYFMDRAIGNYMLEFLNEHYEQHADQPFFAYMSFLGPHYPLKAPKEYVDKYDGVYDEGWDVVRKRRFEKQQTLGFPKEWTLSAPEPYVVSPHSPQTDEARVAQNEKMGFEDVYQYTPWEALSAKQKKEQADKMEIHAAMVDHLDHQVGRVISLLEEKGQLDNTIVLFLSDNGADCTQMLPGVQMKKELAFHHDNSARWGSENTALALGPVWAGVCNTPFRRHKIWTHEGGVSTPLIVRWPKGLTLKPGGFTSVPGHVIDFIPTFLQAAGASVKPPAAEAPPFPGKSLLPVFQGLEIPRDFIYFKHVDNRAFISGKWKIVSSGIDNNEWELFDLEEDRTEMNNLRSSNFETLRELVLEWENTDALFRKQGGYSGN; this is translated from the coding sequence ATGAAAAAATGGATTATTTTACTGTTGTTGGCCTGCATTCAACTTGCAGTCGGCAAACCTAATATTCTGCTGGTGATTGCTGACGATATGGGGTTTTCCGACCTTGGCTGCTACGGCGGAGAAATCAGAACGCCAAATATTGATCAGCTGGCGACTGAGGGCGTGCGGTTTACGCAGTTCTATAATTGTGCGCGCTGCTGGCCGACCCGTTCATCCATTATGACCGGATATTACGCGGTTCAAACCGGAGCGGACCCCAACAGCGGGCCCGGCAACTATGTGAAGTGGACGACACCGCTGCCGCAGCTCATGAATGCTGCCGGGTATCGCACCTATCATTCCGGGAAATGGCATGTGCAGGCGACGGACTGCAACTCGGCCAACTCTGCCGGATTCGACCGCGCGTATGATGAAGCTCAGGGCTGGCTTTATTATACACCGTTTTATCATGCGCTTGATGGGAAGATGCTTCCTCAGCCGAAGCCGGAAGATGGCTACTTCATGGATCGGGCCATCGGAAATTATATGCTGGAATTCCTGAATGAGCATTACGAACAGCACGCCGACCAGCCGTTTTTTGCCTACATGTCTTTTCTCGGACCGCATTATCCGCTGAAAGCGCCAAAGGAATATGTCGATAAATACGATGGTGTTTATGATGAAGGATGGGATGTTGTCCGCAAGCGCCGCTTTGAAAAACAGCAAACGCTCGGTTTCCCGAAAGAGTGGACGCTGTCAGCGCCGGAACCTTATGTGGTTTCTCCGCATTCGCCGCAGACGGATGAGGCTCGGGTGGCTCAGAATGAAAAAATGGGCTTTGAGGATGTCTATCAATACACTCCGTGGGAAGCACTCTCCGCCAAACAGAAAAAGGAACAGGCCGACAAGATGGAGATTCACGCGGCAATGGTGGACCATCTTGACCATCAGGTGGGGCGTGTTATTTCATTGCTCGAAGAGAAAGGTCAGCTTGATAACACGATCGTCTTATTTCTCTCCGACAACGGCGCCGACTGTACCCAGATGCTGCCCGGCGTTCAGATGAAGAAAGAACTGGCGTTTCATCATGATAACAGTGCGCGCTGGGGCAGCGAAAACACTGCGCTGGCTTTGGGGCCGGTGTGGGCGGGCGTCTGTAACACACCGTTCCGCCGTCATAAAATCTGGACGCATGAGGGCGGCGTTTCCACGCCGTTGATTGTACGGTGGCCGAAAGGTTTGACGTTGAAACCGGGCGGTTTTACTTCGGTTCCCGGTCATGTGATCGATTTTATCCCGACCTTCCTGCAGGCGGCCGGAGCTTCTGTGAAACCTCCGGCCGCCGAAGCGCCTCCGTTCCCGGGAAAGAGTCTGCTGCCGGTTTTTCAAGGGTTGGAAATTCCGCGCGATTTCATTTATTTCAAACACGTAGACAACCGGGCATTCATCAGCGGAAAATGGAAGATTGTTTCCTCCGGCATCGATAACAACGAATGGGAGCTGTTTGACCTTGAAGAGGACCGCACTGAAATGAATAATTTGCGAAGCAGCAATTTCGAAACGCTGCGTGAGCTGGTTCTCGAATGGGAAAATACCGATGCCCTGTTTCGAAAACAGGGCGGCTATTCAGGAAACTGA
- a CDS encoding sialate O-acetylesterase — MRRVLALTLCLMSALNLAAEIVVSDSFDGMRSGQTFDGRKTETGDAVWRDLRNQTSTGRGRVEVSAKDQQAYIVRKGLDGARTLSVGLNLNHADVSAPFGGVYLAMMDNGGAQLFANAKRDIISVRLVTTGPHAGKLQLRIFDQGAGAIVAKLSVPGTLNESDDLTLFLNYDPANLRVDAKLVDPSAGTSLTVSHALSPQQAESLQFDSYGFGVVGYKSGTVLLDDFLLESTDAALPTAVSLKTLLHGEPLDVYLCAGQSNMQGARSEKSLLPTELQVVQENVFVFDGTVWRRLEPSERGFGPEISFAYEMQKRLNKPIGIIKFSKGGTSLAVDWNPEDSSSLYAQLKTRVDAARKSQPICVKEMIWMQGERDSRDAAMAAAYKQNLENLIRTARCDFGNSEMSVVAGRVNPLFPFVDQVRLAQETCGLPGYTFIDCDDLEKYEDNLHYKTCSVVEMGRRFAAKTGS; from the coding sequence ATGAGAAGAGTTTTAGCGCTGACGTTGTGTCTGATGTCGGCCCTGAATCTGGCGGCGGAAATCGTGGTGAGTGATTCCTTTGACGGGATGCGGTCCGGACAGACTTTTGACGGCAGAAAAACCGAAACGGGTGATGCCGTTTGGCGGGATCTGAGGAATCAGACTTCAACCGGGCGCGGACGGGTGGAGGTTTCGGCCAAAGACCAGCAGGCGTATATTGTGCGAAAGGGTTTGGATGGCGCCCGCACTCTCTCGGTTGGATTGAATCTGAACCATGCGGATGTGTCTGCTCCGTTTGGCGGTGTGTATCTGGCGATGATGGATAATGGCGGTGCCCAATTGTTTGCAAACGCCAAGCGGGATATCATTTCGGTTCGTTTGGTGACCACCGGTCCACACGCCGGAAAGCTGCAGTTGAGAATTTTCGATCAGGGCGCAGGTGCCATTGTCGCGAAGTTGAGTGTCCCGGGAACCCTCAACGAGTCGGATGATCTGACTTTGTTTCTAAATTATGATCCGGCAAATCTACGCGTGGATGCCAAGCTGGTCGATCCGTCGGCCGGAACCTCGTTGACTGTTTCGCACGCGCTTTCGCCTCAGCAGGCGGAGAGTCTTCAGTTTGATTCGTATGGATTCGGTGTGGTCGGCTATAAATCCGGGACGGTTTTGCTGGATGACTTTTTGTTGGAGAGCACCGATGCAGCGCTTCCCACAGCGGTGTCCTTAAAGACGCTTCTTCACGGAGAGCCGCTTGACGTCTATCTCTGTGCCGGGCAGAGCAATATGCAGGGGGCCCGCTCTGAAAAGTCCCTGCTGCCGACGGAGCTTCAGGTTGTTCAGGAAAATGTCTTTGTTTTTGACGGAACGGTTTGGCGGCGGCTGGAGCCGTCGGAACGGGGGTTTGGTCCGGAAATCTCCTTTGCGTATGAGATGCAGAAGCGGCTGAATAAACCGATCGGAATCATCAAATTCAGCAAGGGGGGCACCAGTCTGGCCGTCGATTGGAATCCGGAAGATTCATCATCGCTTTACGCCCAATTGAAAACGCGGGTGGATGCTGCCCGCAAGTCGCAGCCGATTTGCGTCAAGGAAATGATTTGGATGCAGGGAGAGCGCGACTCCCGTGATGCGGCAATGGCCGCCGCATATAAACAGAATCTTGAAAACCTGATCCGGACTGCACGCTGTGATTTCGGCAATTCAGAGATGTCGGTGGTGGCGGGACGGGTGAATCCGCTTTTTCCGTTTGTGGATCAGGTTCGGTTGGCTCAGGAAACATGCGGGTTGCCGGGGTATACCTTCATTGATTGTGACGACCTGGAGAAATACGAGGATAACCTGCACTACAAGACTTGCTCTGTGGTCGAGATGGGGCGTCGGTTCGCGGCGAAGACGGGCAGTTGA
- a CDS encoding arylsulfatase, whose amino-acid sequence MANLIVGIFRKWTGYALVLFGGIQCAANQVSPNIVVILADDLGYSDLGCYGAEIHTPNLDSLAKDGVLFTHFYNAARCCPSRASILTGLYPHQAGVGSMTGREASNEAVPAYQGSLRQDCVTLGEVMKLNGYYTISSGKWHVGEESPEMMPFSRGFERSFFTPGGAGSYYSVGWANGALKPFTLDGVESLPWDGFYDTDAVFDFTIRFLRERPADSPFFAYVTPRAPHWPLHAKPEDIAKYKGVYDCGWDAIRARRYEKQVELGLVSKHWKPAPRSDGDGVVPAWETLSPDRQREMAAKMEVYAAQVDCLDQNVGKLVAFLKEEKQFRNTLILFLSDNGACAEPANKPFGQDWKNGNGGPVGSASSFESYGRCWAEVSNTPFRFWKWKAHEGGISTPLIASWPQGISAKGSVCRQPGHLVDVMATCLDLCDGTYPQTYKGNEIQPMEGISFSPVFQGGQREDPEVLAWEHFANRGILCGKWKLVSQTDDNWTHAKPGPWELYNLDDDRTESSDLAKQMPEKVAELVSRYDEWAKRVGVVGNTADWRQQ is encoded by the coding sequence ATGGCAAATTTGATCGTCGGAATTTTTAGAAAATGGACCGGATATGCTCTGGTTTTATTCGGGGGCATTCAGTGTGCTGCGAATCAGGTTTCGCCGAATATTGTGGTGATTCTGGCAGATGATCTGGGCTATTCCGATCTAGGCTGTTACGGGGCGGAAATTCACACCCCGAATCTCGATTCTCTTGCGAAGGATGGGGTTCTGTTCACTCACTTTTACAATGCGGCCCGTTGCTGTCCGTCGCGTGCATCGATTCTGACGGGTCTCTATCCGCATCAGGCGGGAGTTGGCTCAATGACGGGCCGGGAGGCCAGCAATGAGGCGGTCCCGGCCTATCAGGGATCTCTTCGTCAGGACTGCGTGACGCTTGGCGAGGTTATGAAACTCAACGGATATTACACAATTTCTTCCGGCAAGTGGCATGTCGGGGAAGAGAGTCCGGAGATGATGCCCTTCAGCCGCGGGTTTGAGCGGTCGTTTTTTACGCCGGGCGGGGCCGGAAGCTATTATTCAGTGGGGTGGGCGAACGGTGCGCTCAAACCCTTTACGCTGGATGGAGTCGAGTCGCTTCCTTGGGACGGATTCTATGACACCGATGCGGTTTTTGATTTCACCATTCGCTTCCTTCGCGAGCGTCCCGCAGACTCCCCGTTCTTCGCCTATGTGACGCCCCGGGCTCCCCATTGGCCGCTGCATGCCAAACCGGAAGACATTGCCAAATACAAGGGCGTCTATGATTGCGGGTGGGATGCAATCCGTGCCCGGAGGTATGAAAAGCAGGTTGAGCTGGGACTGGTTTCCAAACATTGGAAACCTGCACCGCGCAGTGACGGGGATGGCGTAGTGCCTGCCTGGGAAACCCTGTCGCCGGACAGGCAGCGGGAAATGGCTGCAAAAATGGAGGTCTATGCCGCCCAGGTTGACTGTCTGGATCAGAACGTCGGGAAGCTGGTGGCGTTTCTGAAAGAGGAAAAACAGTTCAGGAATACGCTGATTCTGTTCCTGTCGGACAATGGCGCGTGTGCCGAGCCGGCCAACAAGCCGTTCGGGCAGGATTGGAAAAACGGCAACGGCGGGCCGGTCGGTTCTGCGTCTTCATTTGAAAGTTACGGCCGCTGCTGGGCCGAGGTGAGCAATACGCCGTTCCGCTTCTGGAAATGGAAGGCGCATGAGGGCGGGATCTCGACTCCGCTGATTGCCTCCTGGCCGCAGGGAATTTCTGCAAAGGGATCTGTCTGCCGCCAGCCGGGGCATCTCGTGGATGTGATGGCAACCTGCCTGGATCTGTGCGATGGAACCTATCCGCAAACCTACAAGGGAAATGAAATTCAGCCGATGGAGGGGATTTCGTTTTCCCCGGTTTTCCAGGGCGGGCAGCGGGAGGACCCCGAGGTTCTCGCCTGGGAGCATTTTGCGAACCGGGGGATTCTATGCGGCAAATGGAAACTGGTGTCGCAAACCGATGACAACTGGACGCATGCAAAGCCCGGGCCGTGGGAGCTTTACAATCTCGACGACGACCGAACGGAAAGCAGCGATCTGGCGAAGCAGATGCCCGAAAAGGTGGCGGAACTGGTCTCGCGATATGATGAATGGGCGAAGCGGGTCGGAGTGGTCGGAAACACGGCGGATTGGCGGCAGCAGTAG
- a CDS encoding helix-turn-helix domain-containing protein, whose protein sequence is MGGLYEFRHGFSSLFVKYSGKCPTIKNLTAPSTHSNAGEFQMQNPFNNDLYFINSSIVTNLPKQGTFLPVHYGFVYMLKGELTYITDKSPPQTVHSGDLYCMHTSLQTILEGAFYQSMFVSFNGKKAGDFMRSIGHGPDNPVVRNAPDRIRNLMQEIMKALPTKKTHNPYFFINRITAIAETICEINQVGKAPEEHSYSRQIRQTLEQMDYQCPGTTELAKKMDVNQNTLRQACLRETGMPAKNFLVHLKLERAKELLRTTSYKVEYIALTCGYSNDKHFYKSFRLHTGTTPSRWRETQKNH, encoded by the coding sequence ATGGGTGGATTGTATGAATTCAGGCATGGTTTTTCATCTCTCTTTGTGAAATATTCGGGCAAATGCCCGACAATCAAAAACCTAACCGCACCTTCAACACACAGCAACGCAGGGGAATTCCAGATGCAAAATCCGTTTAACAACGATCTCTATTTTATCAATTCATCCATTGTCACAAACTTGCCAAAACAAGGAACCTTTCTCCCTGTACACTATGGGTTCGTTTACATGCTGAAAGGTGAATTGACATATATCACTGACAAATCCCCCCCTCAGACCGTGCACTCCGGAGACTTATACTGCATGCACACCAGCCTCCAGACCATATTAGAGGGGGCTTTTTATCAGTCGATGTTTGTATCTTTTAATGGAAAAAAAGCCGGAGATTTCATGCGCAGTATCGGACACGGCCCAGACAATCCTGTCGTCAGAAATGCGCCAGATCGCATCCGAAATCTCATGCAGGAAATCATGAAAGCCCTGCCGACAAAAAAAACGCACAACCCTTACTTTTTTATCAATCGAATCACCGCAATTGCTGAAACAATCTGCGAGATCAACCAAGTTGGAAAGGCACCAGAAGAACACTCCTACTCCAGACAAATAAGGCAAACACTCGAACAAATGGATTATCAATGCCCAGGAACGACCGAACTTGCAAAAAAAATGGATGTCAACCAAAATACTCTGCGCCAAGCCTGCCTGAGGGAAACCGGCATGCCAGCAAAAAACTTTTTGGTTCACCTGAAACTCGAACGAGCTAAGGAACTGCTACGAACCACCTCATATAAAGTCGAATACATCGCCCTCACTTGCGGTTACAGCAACGATAAACATTTTTATAAAAGTTTCCGCCTGCACACAGGCACCACGCCATCCCGCTGGCGGGAAACCCAAAAAAACCACTAA
- a CDS encoding sulfatase translates to MKKRVVPFVLGAFGLGAWCASAAPDSPKQPNVLLFMIDDMKPLMGCYGDRTAQTPNMDALASRGAMFERAACQISLCAPSRASILSGLRPDTIECYVNGDQFRKTCPEAVTLPQAFEKAGYHTVSIGKVYDARNRDPGGWSEEMMPSSEKDIYALDANDQLYHDNSKRYNAATLQERQHLSRVGPAYEEADLDESEYWDGQVAEKTVETLHRIKDKPFFLAVGFIKPHLPFACPEKYWDLYDRAGIPLPSNPDKPTENVVELAYHEGFELRQYDGIPKQGKLDEDLARTLIHGYYACASFADAMVGRVLDELDVLGLTDNTIVVLMGDHGWHLGDKEIWCKFTAFQQSSVVPLIVVDPRRAGGGRVRGMVELVDIYPTLCELSGVKPADGIEGRSFVPLLSGFSKPWKKAVFAEAGRGGGWKEYIGTSMRTDRYNYIEWRHRKKGTLRAQELYDLKKDPLEMKNLAGNPEYRERIERLAGQMQAGWKESLPKEVSR, encoded by the coding sequence ATGAAGAAGAGAGTTGTTCCTTTCGTTCTGGGAGCCTTCGGTTTAGGAGCATGGTGCGCTTCCGCCGCGCCTGATTCCCCGAAACAGCCGAATGTCCTGCTGTTTATGATCGATGATATGAAGCCGTTGATGGGCTGCTACGGAGACCGAACGGCGCAGACTCCGAACATGGATGCCCTGGCATCACGCGGAGCCATGTTTGAACGCGCGGCCTGCCAGATTTCGCTCTGCGCTCCGAGCCGGGCTTCGATTCTCTCGGGCTTACGTCCAGATACGATCGAGTGCTATGTGAACGGCGATCAATTTCGTAAAACCTGTCCGGAAGCTGTGACACTGCCTCAGGCGTTTGAAAAAGCGGGGTATCATACGGTTTCGATCGGTAAAGTATACGACGCCCGCAACCGCGATCCCGGTGGCTGGTCCGAAGAAATGATGCCCAGCTCCGAGAAGGATATTTATGCGCTGGATGCAAACGATCAGCTCTATCACGACAATAGTAAACGCTATAATGCCGCCACTCTCCAGGAGAGACAGCATCTGTCGCGTGTCGGTCCGGCGTACGAAGAAGCGGATCTTGACGAGTCCGAATACTGGGACGGTCAGGTGGCTGAAAAGACGGTAGAAACCCTGCATCGCATCAAGGATAAACCATTCTTTCTGGCGGTCGGGTTCATCAAGCCGCACCTGCCGTTTGCCTGTCCGGAAAAATACTGGGATCTCTATGATCGCGCCGGCATTCCGTTGCCGTCCAATCCCGACAAGCCGACCGAAAACGTAGTCGAATTGGCGTATCATGAAGGATTTGAACTGCGGCAGTATGACGGCATTCCAAAGCAGGGAAAGCTGGATGAAGATCTGGCGCGCACGCTGATCCACGGTTATTACGCCTGCGCTTCGTTTGCTGATGCAATGGTCGGACGTGTGCTGGACGAACTCGATGTGCTGGGCCTGACGGATAATACGATTGTCGTGCTGATGGGCGACCACGGCTGGCATCTGGGCGATAAAGAAATCTGGTGCAAGTTTACCGCGTTCCAGCAGTCTTCCGTTGTGCCGCTGATTGTGGTTGATCCGCGCCGCGCCGGCGGCGGGCGGGTGCGAGGCATGGTGGAGCTCGTGGATATCTATCCGACCCTGTGCGAGCTGTCCGGTGTAAAACCGGCGGACGGGATTGAAGGCCGCAGTTTTGTTCCGCTTCTGAGCGGCTTTTCCAAACCTTGGAAAAAAGCGGTCTTCGCAGAAGCGGGTCGCGGGGGAGGCTGGAAAGAGTATATCGGCACCTCCATGCGCACGGACCGCTACAACTACATTGAATGGCGCCATCGCAAAAAAGGAACGCTGCGCGCTCAGGAGTTGTACGATCTCAAAAAAGATCCGCTTGAAATGAAAAATCTGGCCGGCAATCCGGAATACAGAGAACGGATCGAACGCCTCGCCGGACAGATGCAGGCCGGATGGAAAGAATCGTTGCCGAAAGAGGTATCCCGGTGA
- a CDS encoding arylsulfatase: MKKDFVGILFFVFAVLGQAASAAPNIVFIIADDLGFSDLGCYGGEAATPNLDRLAEQGVRFSQFYNCGKCEPTRAALMTGHRNTPEIGFYGERAQSFLPAVLKADGYRTMLSGKWHVAGHPMDRGFDRFFGMEEGACNYYTGSGRIKLDREPFEIPEGFYTTDAFTDYALKFLDEAKQRDDAQPFFLYLAYNAPHDPLQMHQEEVEKYHGKYMNGWHETKLRRLQNVRRLGLVPESTAKTDWPQNLPRWPSLSDRQKKAEDLRMATYTAMIDRMDQNIGRVFQWLEKNGERENTLIVFVSDNGANPFDRGSQQMAKKGIPPGGPDSRWSLGTAWAHVCNTPFRLYKRNQHEGGICAPMILCGPGVEYKSGSICSLPVHVLDFMPTFHSIAGGVGIPAGAEGTDLSNLWKTGAKNRNYEMMGYMIDHRYIRRNDWKLVSVDGQPWELFNLGTDRSETKDVITGYPEKADELKNAWEAWYAGFSDKRFEEQKGTGANGRMGDKGSGAQYHPVALK; encoded by the coding sequence GTGAAAAAAGATTTTGTTGGAATATTGTTTTTCGTTTTTGCTGTACTGGGGCAGGCAGCATCGGCTGCTCCGAACATTGTATTTATTATTGCTGATGATCTCGGCTTTTCGGATCTTGGCTGTTACGGCGGCGAAGCGGCTACGCCGAACCTTGACCGGCTGGCAGAGCAGGGCGTTCGTTTTTCGCAGTTTTATAACTGCGGCAAATGTGAACCGACCCGCGCGGCGCTGATGACCGGCCACCGCAACACCCCGGAAATCGGATTTTACGGCGAGCGGGCCCAGAGTTTTCTGCCAGCGGTGCTCAAGGCGGATGGCTATCGCACGATGCTTTCCGGAAAATGGCATGTTGCGGGTCACCCGATGGATCGTGGCTTCGACCGTTTCTTCGGCATGGAGGAAGGCGCGTGCAATTATTACACCGGCTCGGGGCGGATCAAGCTGGACCGCGAACCGTTTGAAATTCCGGAGGGATTTTATACGACCGATGCATTCACCGACTATGCGTTGAAATTTCTCGACGAGGCAAAACAGCGGGACGACGCGCAGCCTTTCTTTCTTTATCTCGCCTATAACGCTCCGCACGATCCACTGCAGATGCATCAGGAAGAGGTTGAAAAGTATCACGGGAAATATATGAACGGCTGGCACGAAACCAAACTGCGCCGCCTTCAGAATGTTCGTCGTCTCGGGCTGGTTCCAGAGTCCACCGCAAAAACCGACTGGCCGCAGAACCTGCCTCGCTGGCCGTCTCTGAGCGATAGACAGAAGAAAGCCGAAGACCTGCGCATGGCGACTTATACCGCAATGATCGACCGGATGGATCAGAACATCGGCCGGGTTTTCCAATGGTTGGAAAAAAACGGGGAACGGGAGAATACGCTGATTGTGTTTGTCAGCGATAACGGCGCCAATCCGTTCGACCGGGGTTCGCAGCAAATGGCTAAAAAAGGAATTCCGCCGGGCGGGCCGGATTCCCGTTGGTCGCTGGGTACGGCGTGGGCGCATGTCTGCAACACGCCGTTTCGCCTGTATAAACGAAACCAGCACGAAGGCGGAATTTGTGCGCCGATGATTTTATGCGGTCCGGGAGTCGAGTATAAGTCCGGTTCCATCTGCAGCCTGCCGGTGCACGTGCTCGATTTCATGCCGACATTTCATTCAATCGCGGGAGGGGTCGGCATTCCGGCGGGAGCTGAGGGGACCGATCTTTCCAACCTTTGGAAAACCGGAGCGAAGAACCGGAACTATGAAATGATGGGCTACATGATCGATCACCGCTATATCCGCCGCAACGACTGGAAGCTGGTGTCTGTCGACGGCCAGCCGTGGGAGTTGTTCAATCTCGGCACCGATCGTTCTGAAACAAAAGATGTGATTACAGGATATCCGGAAAAAGCGGACGAGCTGAAAAACGCATGGGAGGCGTGGTATGCGGGTTTTTCAGATAAACGGTTTGAAGAGCAAAAAGGCACCGGAGCAAACGGACGCATGGGCGATAAAGGTTCCGGCGCGCAGTACCACCCTGTGGCTTTGAAGTAA
- a CDS encoding helix-turn-helix domain-containing protein encodes MEKIEFLQQDHFLLKAYRTVREGDMDIFSVTSDFYSIVLPVVGKGDFFQCNQSFLLHHDTVGIRWPNEPYNFKKKENAPFEVFVFYFTNKVAPLWNRLFTKPCIGFHLTNGIEIVALTKDFFTLALRVEGDRQAELCDYFSEFLLRTIASSRCEEKNSRNDARLPHVVQYMEEQFQNIRSAEAVAEHFGMSRGTLYNIFKGSSYESPRKFLRRLKINAAVYLLRQRSWTLQDIAEELGYETVDSFSKAFKCVQGVSPSVYRKVSE; translated from the coding sequence ATGGAGAAGATAGAATTTCTCCAGCAGGATCATTTTTTGCTTAAGGCTTACCGTACTGTCCGTGAAGGGGATATGGATATTTTTTCGGTAACTAGCGATTTCTACTCGATTGTGCTGCCGGTTGTCGGAAAGGGTGATTTTTTTCAGTGTAACCAGTCATTTTTGTTACATCACGATACGGTTGGTATCCGTTGGCCGAATGAGCCTTACAATTTCAAAAAGAAAGAAAATGCTCCGTTTGAAGTGTTCGTTTTTTACTTTACCAATAAAGTTGCTCCCCTATGGAATCGTTTGTTCACGAAGCCGTGTATCGGTTTCCATCTGACGAACGGGATCGAGATTGTCGCGCTGACGAAGGATTTTTTTACGCTGGCGCTGCGTGTCGAAGGAGATCGACAGGCGGAACTTTGCGATTATTTTTCTGAATTTTTGTTGCGAACTATTGCATCCAGTCGATGTGAAGAAAAGAACTCAAGGAATGATGCGCGGCTGCCTCATGTGGTTCAGTATATGGAAGAGCAGTTCCAGAATATCAGGAGTGCGGAAGCTGTGGCTGAACACTTCGGCATGAGTCGCGGAACGCTGTATAATATTTTTAAAGGCAGTTCGTACGAGTCGCCCAGAAAGTTTTTGCGCCGGCTGAAAATTAACGCTGCCGTGTATCTGCTTCGTCAGCGATCCTGGACCTTGCAGGATATTGCCGAAGAACTGGGGTATGAAACCGTTGACAGTTTTTCGAAGGCATTCAAGTGCGTGCAGGGAGTTTCTCCCAGTGTTTATCGGAAAGTGTCTGAATAG